The following proteins come from a genomic window of Macrobrachium nipponense isolate FS-2020 chromosome 18, ASM1510439v2, whole genome shotgun sequence:
- the LOC135197140 gene encoding uncharacterized protein LOC135197140 produces the protein MVKMYHISTRVCLLLCCSTAVFASDPTKSYIELPLVQAHEASAKDITVEEFIDVSYQPVLITNALDGKTITELAPWSFGRLNGSLEAATTFCAVATVAGDATPDDTEEDRGEVEGAKIKENERIEDEIEENGTKVRKNQNEIGGKTWDIAEVSLRKFALEGRGFSDEAFVNVTRDIGKLITLPGFLESFDFDDVMRAGLHYTRRGWTSQIDKTSRSFYSASVLCMVEGRVSVSLTPFPVIRWEDLTCQGDSCTLRVDEAASHALPDQMFLVKAELGQRDCLFMPLEWMWQASASVDSVALRIIWEDDLSIRDDVLDDLLAEGEINQDVHEGPHLKEDTESNLSGRKKNRRRHSSSRTLWEVLPRGLRRTSPVLWSDENPLLHLVKFYLLSSQRRSKAQFLHDFRVDRVILPNLVDCPSECQAAAKNIFILLDADSDGILSEEDALHLTQDAFDALSSELDDLMDELRDLGVEQWETVARAGGDSEFMGRAKDRLVEGAKASMRRWVEGDMDEQEERSLKENNPSLYEDILAARERKASGTVNEGKEEL, from the exons ATGGTTAAAATGTACCACATATCGACTCGTGTTTGTTTGTTACTGTGTTGTAGCACAGCAGTTTTTGCCAGCGATCCCACAAAGTCGTACATCGAGTTGCCGTTAGTTCAGGCTCACGAGGCATCAGCCAAAGACATCACTGTGGAGGAATTCATTGACGTCAGCTACCAGCCGGTGTTGATAACCAACGCTCTCGACGGGAAGACCATCACCGAGTTGGCCCCCTGGAGTTTTGGGCGACTGAACGGCAGCCTGGAGGCTGCGACGACGTTCTGTGCAGTCGCAACCGTCGCTGGAGATGCGACACCCGACGATACGGAAGAGGATAGAGGAGAAGTGGAAGGagcgaaaataaaagaaaacgaaagaatAGAAGATGAAATCGAAGAAAATGGCACGAAAGTCCGTAAGAACCAGAATGAAATCGGAGGAAAGACGTGGGACATTGCAGAAGTGTCCCTTCGGAAGTTCGCATTAGAAGGCCGTGGGTTCTCCGATGAAGCGTTCGTCAACGTTACCAGGGATATTGG GAAGCTCATCACACTACCAGGATTTCTCGAGAGCTTTGATTTCGATGACGTCATGAGAGCC GGTCTACATTACACTCGAAGGGGATGGACATCACAAATCGATAAGACCAGCAGGTCCTTCTACAGCGCCTCAGTCCTCTGCATGGTCGAAGGACGCGTTTCCGTCTCTTTGACTCCATTCCCTGTCATCCGGTGGGAGGACTTGACG TGCCAGGGGGACTCCTGTACCCTGAGGGTAGACGAGGCAGCTTCCCATGCCTTGCCCGATCAGATGTTTTTGGTCAAAGCTGAGTTAGGTCAACGTGACTGCCTTTTCATGCCGCTGGAATG GATGTGGCAGGCATCAGCCTCCGTAGACTCGGTCGCCCTAAGGATCATCTGGGAAGACGACCTTAGCATTCGCGATGACGTTCTGGATGACCTTCTGGCTGAAGGCGAGATAAACCAGGATGTCCACGAAGGACCTCATCTGAAGGAAGATACTGAAAG TAACCTATCCGGTCGCAAAAAGAACCGAAGACGACACTCCAGTAGTAGAACCCTCTGGGAGGTTCTTCCTCGCGGCCTCCGTCGAACTTCTCCCGTCCTTTGGTCAGACGAGAACCCACTTCTGCATCTCGTTAAATTCTACCTTCTTTCCAGTCAGCGGAGAAGCAAGGCGCAGTTCCTGCATGATTTCAGAGTT GATCGAGTTATTCTCCCCAACTTGGTCGACTGTCCTTCCGAGTGCCAGGCCGCTGCGAAGAACATCTTCATCCTGTTGGATGCTGATTCGGATGGCATCCTTTCCGAAGAGGATGCCTTGCATCTGACCCAGGACGCCTTCGATGCCCTGTCCTCCGAGTTGGATGACCTGATGGATGAACTCAGAGATCTTggggttgagcagtgggagacaGTTGCTAGG gcCGGTGGAGATTCGGAGTTCATGGGACGGGCCAAGGACCGCTTGGTGGAGGGAGCGAAGGCCTCCATGAGACGCTGGGTGGAAGGAGACATGGACGAACAGGAAGAGAGGAGCTTGAAGGAAAATAATCCCAGTTTATACGAAGATATCCTGGCAGCCAGGGAAAGGAAGGCATCTGGCACTGTCAacgaag gCAAAGAAGAACTGTGA